The Brassica napus cultivar Da-Ae unplaced genomic scaffold, Da-Ae ScsIHWf_1455;HRSCAF=2045, whole genome shotgun sequence genome window below encodes:
- the LOC125597396 gene encoding RING-H2 finger protein ATL60-like, with protein sequence MDEESASNGSIFRNFEGEEMMGKVILFAIVSLFTAILFLLLLHLYARLFWWRVEHHLNLNLTQPDTPGSTVIGRNNQRRRFVFAQGQEDPPRHAGLDSTTLQSIPILVFKSCDFKDGLECAVCLSHLADGDKARVLPGCNHGFHVDCIDMWFQSHSTCPLCRNTVGSVEETRYGGNEGLLSQNQNFESGHSSQDQSSVLGFPTEPQNFPTNVLVWGDHNQVRSTGLVVTEDLGSSDHQHESTSSTNSCNRAQEVREVVVDIPVSSSEISSAEIIQEEEEPKSPMFTRLRSLKKLLSREKKGVVCINGSSGTNNSNL encoded by the coding sequence ATGGACGAAGAATCTGCTTCTAATGGCTCCATCTTCAGAAACTTTGAAGGAGAAGAGATGATGGGAAAAGTAATCCTCTTCGCAATCGTATCCCTCTTTACAGCgattctcttcctcctcttgcTTCATCTCTACGCTAGGCTCTTCTGGTGGCGCGTAGAGCACCATCTCAACCTAAACCTAACCCAACCCGACACTCCTGGCTCCACAGTCATCGGCCGCAATAACCAACGACGTCGTTTCGTCTTCGCTCAAGGCCAAGAAGATCCTCCTCGCCACGCCGGTCTCGACTCTACAACGCTCCAGTCCATCCCAATCCTTGTTTTCAAGTCTTGTGACTTCAAAGACGGCCTAGAATGCGCCGTTTGTCTCTCTCATCTCGCTGACGGGGACAAAGCTAGGGTTTTGCCAGGGTGTAACCATGGGTTCCATGTTGATTGCATCGACATGTGGTTTCAGTCTCATTCCACTTGTCCTCTCTGTAGAAACACGGTTGGTTCTGTGGAAGAGACAAGATATGGAGGGAATGAGGGTTTGTTGtctcaaaatcaaaactttgaaTCTGGGCATTCATCTCAAGATCAGAGCTCTGTTCTTGGGTTTCCGACAGAACCTCAGAATTTTCCTACAAATGTACTAGTTTGGGGAGATCACAATCAAGTTAGAAGTACAGGTCTCGTAGTTACTGAAGATCTTGGTTCTAGTGATCATCAACATGAATCTACTAGTAGTACTAATAGCTGTAACAGAGCGCAGGAAGTAAGGGAAGTTGTGGTGGATATTCCAGTGAGTTCAAGTGAGATATCATCGGCCGAGATaatccaagaagaagaagaaccgaAGTCACCGATGTTCACAAGGTTGAGATCACTTAAGAAGTTGTTGAGTAGAGAGAAGAAAGGTGTTGTTTGCATTAATGGTTCAAGCGGTACCAATAACAGCAATCTTTGA